One bacterium DNA segment encodes these proteins:
- a CDS encoding PhoH family protein, whose product MENQKDKDQLEFSDTRFFQILAGEREDNFRELGRVLHGLSLSARGNVVRLSGDPEEVLLAKSVLKELYALIEEGYPLYRTDIDHAVRILRGNRKANLKEIFLDAVYVTAGKRVISPKSTAQKVYIDSIRRYDIVFGIGPAGTGKTFLAMAMAVAALAKREVKRIILTRPAVEAGEKLGFLPGSLYEKVNPYLRPLYDALHTMMPLEKATAMIESGTIEIAPLAFMRGRTLDDSFVILDEAQNTTGEQMKMFLTRLGFESKAVITGDVTQIDLPAGKASGLTEARRILADVREIRFCTFGKEDVVRHPLVQEIIDAYEKETARKEAFIESEKPD is encoded by the coding sequence ATGGAAAACCAAAAAGACAAAGATCAGCTCGAATTTTCCGATACCCGGTTTTTCCAGATACTGGCGGGTGAGAGGGAGGACAATTTCAGGGAACTGGGGCGGGTCCTCCACGGCCTCTCCCTCTCGGCCCGGGGCAACGTCGTGCGCCTTTCGGGCGACCCCGAAGAGGTCCTGCTGGCGAAATCGGTCTTAAAAGAGCTTTACGCCCTGATCGAGGAGGGGTACCCCCTCTACCGCACCGACATCGACCACGCGGTGCGCATACTTCGAGGAAACCGCAAGGCGAACCTGAAGGAGATCTTTCTCGACGCGGTGTACGTCACCGCCGGGAAGAGGGTGATAAGCCCGAAGTCCACCGCGCAAAAGGTCTACATAGACTCGATACGCCGCTACGACATAGTTTTCGGCATCGGTCCGGCGGGCACGGGAAAAACCTTTCTCGCAATGGCGATGGCCGTGGCCGCCCTCGCCAAGCGAGAGGTCAAGCGGATAATCCTGACCCGTCCGGCGGTCGAGGCGGGCGAGAAACTCGGCTTTTTGCCGGGAAGCCTCTACGAGAAGGTCAACCCCTACCTCCGCCCCCTCTACGACGCCCTCCACACGATGATGCCCCTTGAAAAAGCGACGGCGATGATCGAGAGCGGCACGATCGAAATCGCCCCCCTCGCCTTCATGCGCGGCAGGACTCTGGACGATTCCTTCGTCATCCTCGACGAGGCGCAAAACACCACCGGCGAGCAGATGAAGATGTTCCTCACCCGCCTCGGCTTCGAGTCCAAGGCGGTAATCACCGGCGACGTAACCCAGATAGACCTTCCCGCCGGAAAGGCCTCCGGCCTCACTGAAGCGAGGAGGATACTCGCGGACGTTCGCGAGATACGCTTTTGCACCTTCGGCAAGGAGGACGTTGTCCGCCACCCGCTGGTGCAGGAAATTATCGACGCCTACGAGAAGGAAACGGCCAGAAAAGAAGCTTTCATCGAATCGGAGAAGCCTGATTGA
- a CDS encoding PBP1A family penicillin-binding protein, giving the protein MKTFLAAAGLLLALIIGCVIGAVAILSQGLPEVMALEDFSPPSSTIIMASDSSVIGEIALERRTPVTLDKVPPDLVRAVLAIEDHRYFDHIGINFLRIAKALVVDIVEGEAVQGGSTITQQLAKMLFLTPEKTVKRKVREAILAFEIEKMYTKEEILALYLNQIYLGNGAYGVAAAAKVYFDKPIEKLNLEECALIAALPKAPGKFDPFRHPDLAIERRNLVLSRMLELDWIDEKTYKEAVVKTIPQKSPESRMKDATFFVEAVRKELVEKLGHKMVYQGGLRVYTTLDATIQHAAEKALLAGILEVEGRNQRLRQKAPLEGALVLIDVKTGAVLAHSGGRDWYRNQFDRVMQAKRQMGSTFKPFVYAAALELNIPQSRTIVDAPVSYPGGVQGEPWQPQNYDREYKGRMTLRKALALSRNIPAIKMLDEVGIPAVTSMTKRLGLTSAMGEGLASALGVGSASLEQMTTAYATFASGGLRPEPYRIRAVFGPDGRNLWTEPPFARRAIDPRTAFLTSDILAGVVESGTGRKAASLPFPVAGKTGTTDDQRDASFIGFSSQFALGVWIGRDDNTPIGIGETGTRAALPIWVEVMSAVGQKYPPPPRAAPEEIEFAEIDIGTGLLAGGSCKETAMAAFAPDTKPKERCRR; this is encoded by the coding sequence TTGAAAACCTTTCTGGCCGCAGCCGGCCTTCTCCTCGCGCTCATAATCGGCTGCGTTATCGGGGCCGTCGCCATCCTCAGCCAGGGCCTTCCCGAAGTCATGGCGCTGGAGGATTTCAGCCCGCCCAGCTCGACGATCATCATGGCCTCCGACTCCTCGGTAATCGGCGAGATTGCCCTTGAAAGAAGAACCCCCGTAACCCTCGACAAGGTTCCCCCGGACCTCGTCCGGGCAGTCCTCGCCATCGAAGACCACCGCTATTTCGACCACATCGGCATAAATTTCCTTCGCATAGCCAAGGCGCTCGTCGTGGACATAGTAGAGGGCGAGGCGGTGCAGGGCGGTTCGACGATAACCCAGCAGCTGGCCAAGATGCTCTTTCTTACCCCCGAAAAGACCGTCAAAAGGAAGGTGCGCGAGGCTATTCTGGCCTTCGAGATAGAGAAGATGTACACCAAGGAGGAGATTCTGGCGCTCTACCTGAACCAGATTTACCTCGGAAACGGAGCCTACGGCGTAGCCGCCGCCGCCAAGGTCTACTTCGACAAGCCCATCGAAAAGCTGAACCTCGAAGAGTGCGCCCTCATCGCCGCCCTCCCCAAGGCCCCCGGAAAATTCGACCCCTTCCGCCACCCCGACCTCGCAATCGAGCGCCGGAACCTCGTCCTTTCGAGAATGCTTGAACTGGACTGGATTGACGAAAAAACCTATAAAGAAGCCGTCGTAAAGACGATTCCCCAAAAATCTCCCGAAAGCCGGATGAAGGACGCCACCTTCTTCGTCGAGGCGGTGCGAAAGGAACTGGTCGAAAAACTCGGCCACAAGATGGTCTATCAGGGCGGTCTTCGCGTCTACACCACTCTCGACGCCACAATCCAGCATGCGGCCGAAAAGGCCCTTCTCGCGGGAATACTGGAAGTAGAGGGGAGGAACCAGAGGCTCAGGCAAAAAGCCCCCCTCGAAGGCGCTCTGGTGCTTATCGACGTAAAAACCGGCGCGGTGCTGGCCCACTCGGGGGGCAGGGACTGGTACAGAAACCAGTTCGACCGCGTAATGCAGGCCAAAAGGCAGATGGGCTCTACCTTCAAGCCCTTCGTCTACGCCGCCGCGCTGGAATTGAACATCCCCCAGTCCAGAACCATCGTCGACGCCCCGGTCAGCTACCCCGGAGGCGTGCAGGGAGAGCCCTGGCAGCCGCAGAACTACGACCGCGAGTACAAGGGCAGGATGACCCTCCGGAAGGCGCTGGCCCTCAGCCGCAACATCCCGGCGATAAAGATGCTCGACGAGGTCGGCATACCCGCAGTAACCTCCATGACCAAACGCCTCGGCCTCACCTCGGCGATGGGGGAGGGTCTCGCCAGCGCGCTCGGGGTCGGGTCGGCCTCACTCGAACAGATGACCACCGCCTACGCTACCTTCGCCTCGGGCGGGCTCCGGCCCGAGCCCTACCGTATACGCGCGGTCTTCGGTCCGGACGGAAGAAACCTCTGGACGGAGCCTCCGTTCGCCAGAAGGGCGATTGATCCGCGCACCGCCTTCCTGACTTCTGATATACTTGCCGGTGTCGTGGAGAGCGGAACCGGGCGCAAGGCCGCCTCCCTCCCCTTTCCCGTCGCCGGAAAGACCGGAACCACCGACGACCAGAGGGACGCCTCCTTCATAGGGTTCTCCAGCCAGTTCGCCCTCGGGGTCTGGATCGGAAGGGACGACAACACCCCTATCGGCATAGGCGAAACCGGAACCCGGGCCGCCCTGCCCATCTGGGTCGAGGTAATGTCGGCGGTAGGCCAGAAGTACCCTCCGCCACCCAGAGCCGCGCCGGAAGAGATAGAATTCGCGGAGATAGACATCGGCACCGGGCTCCTCGCTGGGGGAAGCTGCAAGGAAACCGCGATGGCCGCCTTCGCGCCCGACACCAAACCTAAGGAAAGATGCAGAAGGTGA
- the pabB gene encoding aminodeoxychorismate synthase component I, translating into MQKVSAEEKPLLNIEPLSGEWTEPKALRRATGKRYPFLLDGSGGPERFSRYSFAGCDPFLAVHSKGMSSRLEYLREGRSEEVTVHPLDLLRELLARYRSPERGPFPLAPGGAVGYLSYDLFPLIEKLERTAVDDLSMPDMFFCFYDAVVAFDHESGEVFLSTGADTPEELKEFWRSPPPEEETSASGEVLDVSLGDLTPNQTPEEFMKAVETAREHIKAGDVYQVNLSQRFCLDYDIDPLDFYLRFRTLSPAPFGACLFPDNFAVLSNSPERYLLIDEDYIETRPIKGTRPRGRDREEDESLAYELKASVKDNAEHVMIVDLERNDLGRVCNYNSVNVPELAVVESYANVHHLVSTVAGRVHPSRDVVDSIKNSFPGGSITGAPKVWALRIIDKLEPTARGVYCGSIGYIDFSGRVDLNIAIRTAVKRGKRLYFQVGGGIVYDSDPKDEYEETITKAQSFLKALSGKGRVWEQS; encoded by the coding sequence ATGCAGAAGGTGAGCGCCGAAGAAAAGCCCCTTTTGAATATCGAACCCCTGAGCGGGGAATGGACGGAGCCCAAGGCTCTTCGCCGCGCCACGGGGAAGCGCTACCCCTTTCTGCTGGACGGCTCCGGCGGCCCGGAGCGCTTTTCGCGCTACTCCTTCGCCGGCTGCGACCCTTTTCTGGCCGTCCACTCGAAGGGGATGAGCTCCCGCCTCGAATACCTCCGGGAAGGGCGAAGCGAGGAGGTGACGGTTCACCCGCTCGACCTTCTTCGCGAGCTTCTGGCCCGTTACCGTTCCCCGGAGCGCGGCCCCTTTCCCCTCGCTCCGGGCGGAGCCGTCGGTTACCTCTCCTACGACCTCTTTCCCCTCATCGAGAAGCTGGAAAGAACCGCCGTTGACGACCTCTCCATGCCGGACATGTTTTTTTGCTTTTACGACGCCGTCGTCGCCTTCGACCACGAGAGCGGCGAGGTCTTTCTTTCTACCGGCGCGGATACCCCGGAGGAACTGAAGGAGTTCTGGCGCTCTCCCCCTCCGGAGGAAGAAACCTCCGCTTCGGGAGAGGTTCTCGATGTCTCCCTGGGCGACCTGACGCCCAACCAGACTCCCGAAGAGTTCATGAAGGCGGTGGAAACCGCCCGCGAGCACATCAAGGCGGGCGACGTCTATCAGGTGAACCTCAGCCAGCGTTTCTGCCTCGACTACGACATCGACCCTCTGGATTTCTACCTTCGCTTCCGCACCCTCAGCCCCGCGCCCTTCGGCGCCTGCCTTTTCCCCGACAACTTCGCCGTGCTCTCGAATTCCCCCGAGCGCTACCTCCTCATCGACGAAGACTACATCGAGACGAGGCCGATAAAGGGAACGAGGCCGAGGGGCAGGGACCGCGAGGAGGACGAGAGCCTCGCCTACGAGCTGAAAGCGAGCGTCAAGGACAACGCCGAGCATGTGATGATCGTTGACCTGGAACGCAACGACCTCGGCAGGGTCTGCAACTACAACTCCGTCAACGTGCCCGAACTGGCCGTCGTCGAGTCCTACGCCAACGTCCACCACCTCGTCTCCACGGTAGCCGGAAGGGTTCATCCCTCGCGGGACGTAGTCGATTCGATAAAGAATTCCTTCCCCGGCGGCTCGATAACCGGCGCTCCGAAGGTATGGGCCCTTCGGATAATCGACAAGCTCGAACCCACAGCGAGAGGTGTATACTGTGGTTCGATAGGCTACATAGATTTTTCCGGAAGGGTAGATCTGAACATAGCGATCCGCACAGCGGTCAAGCGCGGGAAGCGCCTCTATTTTCAGGTCGGCGGCGGCATCGTTTACGACTCCGACCCCAAAGACGAATACGAGGAGACCATCACCAAGGCCCAGTCCTTTCTAAAAGCCCTCAGCGGAAAGGGAAGAGTATGGGAGCAGAGCTGA
- a CDS encoding hydantoinase/oxoprolinase family protein, which translates to MGENRQSLSRKTGVSPAVNRLYVGIDVGGTHTDGVAVDIDAGRIVHKVKVPTTPDLGECSMAALEDILETVSAESVGRVLLSTTLATNAVATGLLEPAGLIILPGPGMNPSFLTSTPDRHAAGGAVDHRGREIAPIDEEEIIRICESLSFKGISVVAVAGKFAGRNPTQELKVGELAERYFDHVSLGHRLSGALNFPRRVATAFLAASLWRRQKGFIEAISESVRKRGITAPLFLLRADGGAGLASMVDNAAQTALSGPAASIMGALAMNGHEEETITLDVGGTTTDISLILRGAPLLEPHGATIGEYKTQIRSLFNRSVAIGGDSEVIFASGKLLIGPMRRGPAASYGGPVPTPTDAMVLLGRAAGDETLAENALRPIAREMEVTTETCAMRILEETGKEIAEAVRDFVSEVNRRPVYTIYELLEGHKVNPKRALLVGGPGRALAPYLEARLKVPVHVPPHYDVANAIGAAVAGVTFEVNAAADTARGVLSIPEAGIYRKISRGYTIGEMETECENALRQLAEDSGIKLEAFTPEAVERESFNIIEDYQRAGSIHRLRVQVRPSILCKVE; encoded by the coding sequence ATGGGCGAGAACCGTCAAAGCCTTTCGCGGAAAACCGGGGTGAGTCCCGCTGTGAACCGCCTCTACGTGGGAATAGACGTAGGTGGAACCCACACCGACGGCGTCGCGGTGGACATCGACGCAGGAAGGATCGTCCACAAGGTCAAGGTGCCGACCACCCCCGACCTCGGCGAGTGCTCCATGGCGGCTCTCGAAGATATACTCGAAACGGTATCCGCCGAGTCGGTCGGCAGGGTCCTGCTCTCCACCACCCTTGCGACCAACGCCGTCGCAACCGGCCTTCTTGAGCCCGCCGGGCTGATAATCCTTCCCGGCCCCGGAATGAACCCCTCCTTCCTCACCTCCACCCCCGACCGCCACGCCGCCGGGGGCGCTGTAGACCACAGAGGGCGCGAGATAGCGCCGATCGACGAGGAGGAGATAATCCGCATCTGCGAAAGCCTCTCCTTCAAGGGAATAAGCGTCGTCGCCGTGGCGGGGAAATTCGCCGGACGAAATCCCACGCAGGAACTGAAGGTGGGGGAACTCGCCGAGCGCTATTTCGACCACGTCTCCCTCGGACACAGGCTCAGCGGCGCGCTGAACTTCCCCCGGCGCGTCGCCACCGCCTTCCTCGCGGCAAGCCTCTGGAGGCGTCAGAAGGGGTTTATCGAGGCTATCTCCGAAAGCGTTAGAAAGCGCGGGATTACCGCTCCCCTCTTCCTCTTGAGAGCGGACGGCGGCGCGGGGCTGGCATCGATGGTGGACAACGCCGCGCAGACGGCCCTCTCGGGACCGGCGGCTTCGATAATGGGCGCTCTGGCAATGAACGGCCACGAAGAGGAGACGATAACCCTCGACGTCGGAGGCACCACCACCGATATATCCCTTATCCTGCGCGGCGCGCCCCTCCTTGAGCCCCACGGGGCGACCATCGGGGAGTACAAGACGCAGATTCGCTCCCTCTTCAACCGCTCGGTCGCAATCGGGGGCGACAGCGAAGTCATCTTCGCCTCCGGCAAGCTCCTCATCGGCCCCATGAGGCGCGGACCTGCGGCCTCCTACGGCGGCCCCGTACCCACCCCCACCGATGCGATGGTGCTTCTGGGGCGGGCGGCGGGCGACGAGACTCTGGCCGAAAACGCCCTTCGGCCGATAGCGCGGGAGATGGAGGTCACAACCGAAACCTGCGCGATGCGGATACTGGAGGAGACCGGAAAAGAGATAGCGGAGGCGGTGCGCGACTTCGTAAGCGAGGTTAACCGCCGTCCGGTCTACACAATCTACGAGCTGCTGGAGGGCCACAAGGTAAACCCGAAGCGGGCTCTTCTGGTCGGCGGCCCCGGCAGGGCGCTGGCCCCCTACCTCGAAGCCAGATTGAAAGTCCCCGTCCACGTCCCGCCCCATTACGACGTCGCCAACGCCATAGGCGCGGCGGTGGCGGGAGTGACCTTCGAGGTAAACGCCGCCGCCGACACCGCAAGAGGCGTGCTGTCGATACCAGAAGCAGGAATCTACAGAAAGATAAGCCGCGGCTACACAATCGGCGAGATGGAGACCGAATGCGAAAACGCCCTCCGGCAGCTCGCGGAGGATAGCGGAATAAAGCTGGAGGCTTTCACGCCCGAGGCGGTGGAGCGCGAATCCTTCAACATAATCGAGGATTACCAGCGGGCGGGCTCCATACACCGCCTGAGGGTGCAGGTGCGTCCCTCGATTCTCTGCAAGGTGGAGTAG
- a CDS encoding histone deacetylase, with translation MKFPKAVSRTGVVFFPAFDWSISPTHPEREERLLYTRDQIFEEGLFDIEGIVEYLPAIATVKDIERVHAVFPSTKRIVTPSHFISAGGAIEAARSVMDGEVKKAFALVRPPGHHAMRVVYGLRGFCVVNIEAVMIEHLRKKYGPLRVAVIDTDCHHGDGTQDIYWNDPDTLFVSLHQDGRTLYPGSGFPGEFGGPGGYGATINVPLPPGTNDEGYLYVLDNLVLPILEEWKPDLIINSAGQDNHFSDPITNMAVTAEGYASITRKLNPDVAVLEGGYSIQSALPYVNMGILLAMAGLDTSRVIEPDFHPGVLKLSEKTAEYLKRLCELLLARFRGREELAIKEFGSRIHHETSYVVYHDETGISEERSERVRVCPDCRGVSLMSSRAPGRGSVFIANVPLGACPVCTTEGFDSFEAVRDSDYDLALLQDRPKDEVEKKGRLACEGDDED, from the coding sequence ATGAAATTCCCGAAAGCGGTGAGCCGCACCGGGGTCGTCTTCTTTCCCGCCTTCGACTGGTCGATAAGCCCGACCCACCCCGAGAGGGAGGAGCGGCTGCTCTACACGAGGGACCAGATCTTCGAGGAGGGGCTCTTCGACATCGAGGGGATAGTCGAGTACCTGCCCGCGATAGCCACAGTGAAGGATATCGAGCGGGTCCACGCCGTCTTTCCCTCGACAAAGAGGATAGTCACCCCCTCCCACTTCATCTCGGCTGGAGGAGCAATAGAGGCCGCCCGCTCAGTGATGGACGGGGAGGTAAAAAAAGCCTTCGCCCTCGTGCGCCCGCCGGGCCACCACGCCATGAGGGTGGTCTACGGCCTCCGGGGGTTTTGCGTCGTCAACATCGAAGCGGTGATGATCGAGCACCTGCGGAAAAAGTACGGCCCCCTGCGCGTCGCTGTCATCGACACCGATTGCCACCACGGCGACGGCACCCAGGACATCTACTGGAACGACCCCGACACCCTTTTCGTCTCCCTCCATCAGGACGGCCGCACCCTCTACCCCGGCAGCGGCTTTCCCGGAGAGTTCGGCGGCCCCGGAGGATACGGCGCGACGATAAACGTCCCCCTGCCCCCAGGAACCAACGACGAAGGGTACCTTTACGTCCTCGACAACCTCGTTCTCCCCATTCTTGAGGAGTGGAAGCCGGACCTGATAATTAACTCGGCGGGGCAGGACAACCATTTCAGCGATCCGATAACCAACATGGCCGTCACGGCGGAGGGGTACGCCTCCATAACGCGCAAACTCAACCCCGACGTGGCGGTTCTTGAAGGCGGCTACTCCATACAGTCCGCCCTCCCCTACGTAAACATGGGAATACTCCTCGCAATGGCGGGGCTCGACACCTCCCGTGTAATCGAACCGGATTTTCACCCCGGCGTCCTTAAACTCTCCGAAAAGACCGCCGAATACCTGAAGCGCCTCTGCGAACTTTTGCTCGCCCGTTTCAGGGGCCGCGAAGAGCTGGCGATAAAGGAATTCGGCTCCAGAATCCACCACGAAACCTCTTATGTCGTCTACCACGACGAGACGGGAATCAGCGAGGAACGCAGCGAAAGGGTCAGGGTCTGCCCCGATTGCCGGGGAGTTTCGCTTATGTCGAGCAGGGCTCCGGGCCGGGGGAGCGTCTTTATCGCCAACGTCCCCCTCGGCGCTTGCCCCGTCTGCACGACCGAAGGTTTCGATTCCTTTGAAGCTGTCCGCGACTCCGATTACGATCTGGCGCTGCTGCAGGACAGGCCGAAGGACGAGGTGGAGAAAAAAGGGAGGCTCGCCTGCGAGGGCGACGACGAGGATTGA